The Micromonospora sp. NBC_01740 genome includes a window with the following:
- a CDS encoding endonuclease/exonuclease/phosphatase family protein, translated as MRTALCWAAVAPGVAWAAVRLGGLDRGPLVQLLAFTPYAAAGSLLPLVLALALRRRWPAVVAALVTATLVAVVAPRALPSGQPPTGGPTVRLLTANLLAGAGDARALVDLVRRHRVDVLAVQEFTPDAEAELDRLGLPGLLPHRQLHPQTGTVGSGLYARFPISDGGVRHNRGGWGFDQAYGTVAVPGAPAVRVESAHPSAPYAVDQVGHWRADLAAQPPATPDGPLRILAGDFNATLDHAPLRALLDTGYVDAADQVGAGLVGTWGPYDGDPIPPVTIDHVLVDRRIAVRAVTVHPVRGSDHRAVLAELRLPVG; from the coding sequence CTCGCCTTCACCCCGTACGCCGCCGCCGGGAGCCTCCTGCCGCTGGTGCTCGCGCTCGCCCTGCGGCGCCGGTGGCCCGCGGTGGTCGCGGCGCTGGTCACGGCAACCCTGGTGGCCGTGGTGGCGCCCCGGGCACTGCCGTCCGGCCAGCCCCCGACCGGCGGGCCGACGGTGCGGCTGCTGACCGCCAACCTGCTCGCCGGGGCCGGCGACGCGCGGGCGCTGGTCGACCTGGTCCGGCGGCACCGGGTCGACGTGCTCGCCGTGCAGGAGTTCACCCCGGACGCCGAGGCGGAGCTGGACCGGCTCGGCCTGCCCGGGCTGCTCCCCCACCGACAGCTCCACCCGCAGACCGGCACCGTCGGCTCCGGCCTCTACGCGCGGTTCCCGATCAGCGACGGCGGCGTCCGGCACAACCGCGGCGGCTGGGGATTCGACCAGGCCTACGGCACGGTGGCGGTCCCCGGGGCGCCGGCGGTCCGGGTCGAGTCGGCGCACCCGTCGGCCCCCTACGCGGTGGACCAGGTCGGCCACTGGCGCGCCGACCTGGCGGCGCAGCCGCCCGCCACCCCGGACGGGCCGCTGCGGATCCTCGCCGGCGACTTCAACGCCACCCTCGACCACGCCCCGCTGCGCGCCCTGCTGGACACCGGCTACGTCGACGCCGCCGACCAGGTCGGCGCGGGCCTGGTCGGCACCTGGGGCCCGTACGACGGGGACCCGATCCCGCCGGTGACCATCGACCACGTGCTGGTCGACCGGCGGATCGCGGTGCGCGCAGTCACCGTGCACCCCGTGCGGGGCAGCGACCACCGCGCCGTCCTGGCCGAGCTGCGCCTCCCGGTCGGGTGA